AGTAATTATAACTGGTTCTTCTTGTCTCGTCAATCGGAAAATAGGGATAGAAATGCGTTTCAGGTGACGCATATCTGATAAGCACGGGAAGGCATTTTCCCAGGTAGTCTAAACATCTTGTTCGGTAGTACTGAGCAGGAAAATTTCGGCTTCGACTGTTACGGTATTTGCACCCGCATTGCGAAAAACGATGTAGTAGGTGTCACTGTCGTAAATGGGTAAGCGAAAGGTTTCTCCAGATGTTTCGCCCGGGCTGTAGAGCACTGTGGGCGTGCCCCCTTCTATCCAGGTTTGATACTGGTCTTCGCCCATAACAGCCATCTGAATGGTGCCGTTCTCAACGCTAAATTCGCCCTGGAGGATGACGTTTTGCTGTAAGTCGGTGTCAACGGTAAAGCTAAAGTCTTCAATTGATCCACTCGACAGATTAAATGTTTGATTGACTACGGGTCGGCCCGAATCGGCGGGATTGTCGTCACCGCATGCGGCGATTGCGAATATCAGACACAAAACAGGTATAATTTTGTTCATGATTTTTCCTTTTCCCCGGCAAATGTAAGTTGATCACGTCAATTCGTTTTGAAAAAATTCGATGATTTCGCCATCGGGACCTTTGCAAAAGGCGATGCGTACAGGGGTTTTGTGGGGCTCGCTGGGAATTTCGACGTCTTTGGGTTCTACGGTGATTTGGGCACCGGCTGCTCTGGCGCGTTCTATGGCAGCGTTGCAATCGCTGGTGCGCAGAGCAAAGTGAATAATGGACCCTTCCGGTTTGGGTTCGTCTGTGCCATTGGCGAAAATTTCGAGGTAATTCCCATCTCCGGTGTCGAGCATGATGGCGCGTCTTTTGCCTTCACCCCAGGAAATTTTTTTTTGAAATCCCATCGCTTCGGTATAAAATTTTACGGATGCTTCAAAGTCGTGGGCGCGAATTGCAACGTGGTGAAAGCCCCCACCCCCAATGGTTTTGTTTTGCGACATGACCTGCTCCTCTTTTGTGTTGATTATTGTTTGATTTATCGCAAAGATAGGTTAAGATAAAAATTCCGCAAGCAGATTGATGTTAGACCGGTAGCAGAATGGCGAAAACAAACTTTATTGGAGGGATGTTATGGATCGTCTCAAAATTGCACTTGTGGGCGCTGGACGGCGCGGCGCAGGGGCGCATTTGCCCGTGATTGTGCAGTTGGCAGATGTTTTTGACTTTGTTGCCATTTGCGATAAGGAGGAGGAAACAGCCCAGAGTTTGGCAGCAGAACACGGGGTAAGGGCTTATACGAGTGTGCGCGACCTGGTCGATAATGAAGATATCGATGTTGCCGATGTGGTGGTGCCAGGCGTGGCGCACCA
This sequence is a window from Gemmatimonadota bacterium. Protein-coding genes within it:
- a CDS encoding VOC family protein yields the protein MSQNKTIGGGGFHHVAIRAHDFEASVKFYTEAMGFQKKISWGEGKRRAIMLDTGDGNYLEIFANGTDEPKPEGSIIHFALRTSDCNAAIERARAAGAQITVEPKDVEIPSEPHKTPVRIAFCKGPDGEIIEFFQNELT